One genomic window of Bacillus mycoides includes the following:
- a CDS encoding bifunctional folylpolyglutamate synthase/dihydrofolate synthase codes for MIHTYEEAISWIHSRLKFGIKPGLERMQWMLEELGNPERHIKCVHLAGTNGKGSTLTYMRYMLEGAKYKVGTFTSPYIETFNERISVNGIPIADEEIAELVNMVKPVVEKLDETDLGEATEFEIITVMAICYFGKVNFCDVVLFETGLGGRFDSTNVIHPVLTIITNIGHDHMHILGNTLGEIAYEKAGIIKSGVPVITGVKNEEALQVIQTVAKENHASLYELGKQFTTLHKHSNEDGEHFDFACPFASFENVRISMKGIHQVGNAALALMAVMYLKTYLSFLINEEEMKAGLQEAYWIGRFEKLQSNPDIIIDGAHNPEGIESLVKTVEAHYKKKNVIVLFTALGDKQLHNMVGQLEKVADEIIFTTFAFDRAISADKLASYSQQESKLVFEDWKEAIDTKVGMIGENDVFIITGSLYFISEVRKYIREKN; via the coding sequence GTGATACATACATACGAAGAAGCGATAAGCTGGATTCATAGCCGATTGAAATTTGGGATAAAACCAGGACTAGAAAGAATGCAATGGATGTTAGAAGAACTCGGAAATCCAGAGCGTCATATAAAATGTGTGCATCTTGCCGGCACAAATGGAAAAGGTTCAACTTTAACATATATGCGCTACATGTTAGAAGGCGCGAAATATAAAGTAGGAACGTTTACATCGCCTTACATAGAAACATTCAATGAACGTATTAGTGTAAACGGAATACCGATTGCAGATGAAGAGATTGCGGAACTTGTAAATATGGTAAAGCCAGTCGTTGAAAAATTAGATGAGACGGACTTAGGAGAAGCGACTGAGTTTGAAATCATTACAGTAATGGCAATTTGTTATTTCGGTAAAGTTAATTTCTGTGATGTTGTTCTATTTGAAACGGGGCTTGGGGGAAGATTTGATTCTACAAATGTTATTCATCCGGTTCTCACGATTATTACGAATATCGGCCACGATCATATGCATATTTTAGGCAATACACTAGGAGAAATTGCATATGAAAAGGCAGGAATTATTAAGTCTGGTGTTCCAGTTATTACTGGTGTGAAAAATGAAGAAGCATTACAAGTAATTCAAACGGTTGCTAAGGAAAATCATGCAAGCTTATATGAACTTGGAAAACAGTTTACAACATTACATAAACATTCTAATGAAGATGGGGAACATTTTGATTTTGCTTGTCCATTCGCCTCATTTGAAAATGTTCGAATTTCAATGAAAGGTATTCATCAAGTAGGCAATGCAGCGCTAGCGCTTATGGCAGTAATGTATTTAAAAACATATTTATCATTTTTAATTAATGAAGAGGAAATGAAAGCTGGCTTACAAGAAGCCTACTGGATTGGTCGATTTGAAAAGTTACAAAGTAATCCAGATATTATAATAGATGGTGCTCATAATCCAGAAGGTATTGAAAGTCTTGTAAAAACAGTAGAGGCACATTATAAAAAGAAGAATGTAATAGTTTTATTTACTGCTCTTGGTGACAAACAGTTACATAACATGGTAGGGCAATTAGAAAAAGTTGCTGATGAAATAATATTTACGACGTTTGCCTTTGATCGTGCCATTTCTGCTGACAAGCTTGCATCGTATTCACAACAAGAGTCAAAATTAGTTTTTGAAGATTGGAAAGAGGCAATTGATACAAAAGTTGGTATGATTGGAGAAAATGATGTCTTTATCATAACAGGTTCTCTTTATTTCATTTCTGAAGTTCGAAAATATATTCGCGAGAAAAACTAG
- a CDS encoding valine--tRNA ligase, with product MSNTEKNLPTKYDHMSVEEGLYKWWLEGKYFEATGDEKKQPYTIVIPPPNVTGKLHLGHAWDTTLQDILTRTKRMQGYDVLWLPGMDHAGIATQAKVEGKLREEGISRYDLGREKFLEKAWEWKEEYASHIRQQWGKVGLGLDYSRERFTLDEGLSNAVNKVFVQLYEKGLIYRGEYIINWDPATRTALSDIEVIHKEVQGAFYHMNYPLTDGSGHIRLATTRPETMLGDTAVAVHPEDDRYKHLIGKTVTLPIVGREIPIIADEYVEKDFGTGVVKITPAHDPNDFEVGNRHDLPRILVMNEDGTMNEKAGKYNGMDRFECRKELVKDLQEAGVLVEIEPHMHSVGHSERSGAVVEPYLSTQWFVKMAPLAEKAVALQQKEEEKVTFVPERFENTYLRWMENIHDWCISRQLWWGHRIPAWYHKETGEVYVGTEAPADIENWNQDNDVLDTWFSSALWPFSTLGWPNEDAADFKKFYSTDALVTGYDIIFFWVSRMIFQGLEFTGERPFKDVLIHGLVRDEQGRKMSKSLGNGIDPMDVIEKYGADAMRYFLSTGSAPGQDLRFSMEKVESTWNFINKIWNASRFVLMNMDDMKYEEIDLTGEKSVADKWILTRLNETIESVTRNMDKYEFGEAGRSLYNFIWDDFCDWYIEMAKLPLYGEDEEAKKTTRSILAYVLDQTMRLLHPFMPFVTEKIWQHLPHEGESITVAAWPTVREDLQDKEAAAEMHLLVDIIRSVRNIRAEVNTPMSKKVQMQIKAKDEVVLAQLTKNSSYIERFCNPSELTIKIDLQAPEKAMTAIVSGAELFLPLADLINLDEEKARLEKELEKFDKEVERVQKKLSNQGFVAKAPAEVIDGERAKEQDYLEKREAVRQRLADLEK from the coding sequence ATGTCAAACACGGAAAAGAATTTACCAACTAAATATGATCATATGTCCGTTGAAGAAGGCCTTTACAAGTGGTGGCTTGAAGGCAAATATTTCGAAGCAACAGGAGACGAGAAGAAACAACCATATACAATTGTAATCCCACCTCCGAACGTAACTGGTAAGTTACACTTAGGTCATGCTTGGGATACAACTCTTCAAGATATTTTAACTCGTACAAAGCGTATGCAAGGTTATGATGTATTATGGCTTCCAGGAATGGACCATGCTGGTATCGCAACGCAAGCGAAAGTAGAAGGGAAACTTCGTGAAGAAGGTATTTCACGTTACGATCTTGGCCGTGAGAAATTCCTTGAAAAAGCTTGGGAATGGAAAGAAGAATACGCTTCTCACATTCGTCAACAATGGGGGAAAGTTGGTTTAGGACTAGACTATTCTCGTGAACGCTTCACATTAGACGAAGGTTTATCTAATGCTGTTAATAAAGTATTCGTTCAATTATATGAAAAAGGCTTAATTTACCGCGGTGAGTATATCATCAACTGGGATCCAGCAACACGCACAGCTCTTTCTGATATTGAAGTAATTCATAAAGAAGTTCAAGGTGCATTCTACCATATGAACTATCCGTTAACAGACGGTTCAGGTCACATTCGCCTTGCAACTACTCGTCCAGAAACAATGCTTGGTGATACAGCAGTAGCAGTTCATCCAGAAGATGATCGTTACAAACATTTAATCGGAAAAACAGTTACACTTCCAATCGTAGGCCGTGAGATTCCGATTATTGCTGATGAATACGTAGAAAAAGACTTCGGAACAGGCGTTGTAAAAATTACACCAGCTCATGACCCGAATGACTTTGAAGTAGGTAACCGTCATGACTTACCACGTATTTTAGTAATGAACGAAGATGGAACGATGAACGAAAAAGCTGGTAAGTACAACGGTATGGATCGTTTTGAATGCCGTAAAGAGTTAGTGAAAGACTTACAAGAAGCTGGCGTATTAGTAGAAATTGAGCCTCATATGCACTCAGTAGGTCATAGTGAGCGTAGCGGTGCAGTTGTTGAGCCTTACTTATCAACACAATGGTTCGTAAAAATGGCTCCACTTGCAGAAAAAGCAGTAGCACTTCAACAAAAAGAAGAAGAAAAAGTAACGTTCGTACCAGAGCGTTTTGAAAACACATACTTACGCTGGATGGAAAACATTCATGACTGGTGTATTTCTCGTCAATTATGGTGGGGACACCGCATCCCAGCTTGGTATCATAAAGAAACTGGTGAAGTATACGTAGGTACAGAAGCACCAGCAGATATTGAAAACTGGAATCAAGATAATGACGTACTTGATACATGGTTTAGTTCAGCACTATGGCCATTCTCAACACTTGGCTGGCCGAATGAAGATGCAGCAGACTTTAAAAAGTTCTATTCAACAGATGCTTTAGTAACTGGTTATGACATTATCTTCTTCTGGGTATCTCGTATGATTTTCCAAGGTTTAGAGTTTACAGGAGAGCGTCCATTTAAAGATGTATTAATTCACGGTTTAGTTCGTGATGAGCAAGGACGTAAAATGAGTAAATCTCTTGGTAACGGTATTGATCCAATGGATGTTATCGAGAAGTACGGTGCAGATGCAATGCGCTATTTCTTATCAACAGGAAGTGCACCAGGTCAAGATTTACGTTTCAGCATGGAAAAAGTAGAATCTACTTGGAACTTCATTAATAAAATTTGGAACGCATCACGTTTCGTATTAATGAACATGGATGACATGAAGTATGAAGAAATCGATTTAACTGGTGAAAAATCAGTTGCAGATAAGTGGATTTTAACTCGCTTAAACGAAACAATCGAAAGTGTAACACGTAACATGGATAAATATGAGTTCGGTGAAGCTGGTCGTTCATTATACAACTTCATTTGGGATGATTTCTGTGACTGGTACATTGAGATGGCGAAACTGCCACTATACGGTGAAGATGAAGAAGCTAAGAAAACAACTCGTTCTATTTTAGCTTACGTATTAGACCAAACGATGCGTCTATTACACCCATTCATGCCATTTGTAACAGAGAAAATTTGGCAGCATTTACCGCATGAAGGCGAGTCTATTACAGTAGCGGCATGGCCAACAGTTCGTGAAGATTTACAAGATAAAGAAGCGGCAGCAGAAATGCACCTTCTAGTTGATATCATTCGCTCTGTTCGTAACATCCGTGCGGAAGTAAATACACCAATGAGCAAAAAAGTTCAAATGCAAATTAAAGCAAAAGACGAGGTAGTACTAGCTCAGCTTACGAAAAACAGTTCTTACATTGAGCGTTTCTGTAACCCAAGTGAACTAACGATTAAGATTGATTTACAAGCGCCAGAAAAAGCGATGACTGCAATCGTATCAGGTGCAGAGTTATTCTTACCGTTAGCTGATCTTATCAATCTTGATGAAGAGAAAGCGCGTCTTGAAAAAGAACTTGAGAAGTTCGATAAAGAAGTAGAACGTGTACAGAAGAAACTTTCAAACCAAGGATTCGTAGCAAAAGCTCCTGCAGAAGTTATTGACGGAGAGCGTGCGAAAGAGCAAGATTATCTAGAAAAACGCGAAGCGGTTCGTCAACGTCTAGCTGATCTTGAAAAATAA
- the spoVID gene encoding stage VI sporulation protein D: protein MTYSLGGGKEVATDHSLRFSLKESVWFQKGQEVEELLSISLDPDVEIEELDHEVIVRGQLDLTGEYVARQDDSAYSLRELSPAKAIDYVETRADGVNELVHSFPLEISIPRNRVKVIEELYVSIEEFDYELKENGCLQLLADISITGLCDEERTEGEEEETAYAELEADSAEDDESRPAPHEEVPAYKESDGWEDYAFEPFQLEERKEQEIEEEELEEHEFAGREEEKETTPQFELFGRKNFKKEKAKKQEEPEEEAYSQRDENALYLTKLFTKEPEEEFTKLRMYFVQEGDTIEAVAERYETTVQSLYRVNQSEDIYLTTGQIIYIPVSKATAK from the coding sequence ATGACCTATAGTTTGGGAGGGGGAAAAGAAGTGGCAACAGATCATTCATTACGATTTTCGTTAAAAGAATCTGTTTGGTTCCAAAAGGGACAGGAAGTCGAAGAACTTTTGTCAATTTCGTTAGATCCAGACGTTGAGATAGAGGAGCTCGATCATGAAGTTATCGTGAGAGGGCAATTAGATTTAACGGGAGAGTATGTTGCAAGGCAAGATGATTCAGCTTATTCATTAAGAGAGCTATCACCAGCAAAGGCAATTGATTATGTAGAAACAAGGGCAGATGGGGTTAATGAGCTTGTCCATTCCTTTCCGCTCGAAATATCAATTCCAAGAAATCGAGTGAAAGTAATTGAAGAATTATATGTATCAATCGAGGAATTTGATTATGAATTAAAGGAAAATGGTTGCTTACAACTATTAGCGGATATATCTATTACAGGTTTATGTGACGAAGAAAGAACCGAGGGTGAAGAGGAAGAGACGGCGTATGCCGAGTTGGAAGCTGATTCAGCTGAAGATGATGAAAGTAGACCTGCACCGCACGAAGAGGTACCAGCCTATAAAGAATCAGATGGATGGGAAGATTATGCATTTGAACCGTTTCAGTTAGAAGAAAGAAAAGAGCAAGAAATAGAAGAAGAGGAATTAGAAGAACATGAATTTGCGGGGCGTGAAGAGGAGAAAGAAACGACGCCACAATTTGAATTGTTCGGGCGAAAAAATTTCAAGAAAGAAAAAGCGAAAAAGCAGGAAGAGCCAGAGGAAGAAGCATATTCACAGCGAGATGAAAATGCACTTTATTTAACGAAATTATTTACGAAAGAACCAGAAGAAGAATTTACGAAGTTAAGAATGTACTTCGTACAAGAAGGAGACACAATTGAAGCTGTTGCAGAACGTTATGAAACGACTGTACAAAGCTTATATCGTGTAAATCAATCAGAAGATATATATTTAACTACAGGGCAAATTATATATATTCCTGTTTCAAAAGCAACAGCGAAATAA
- the radC gene encoding DNA repair protein RadC — MNGIRDVVREEQPRERLLLEGAGSLSNRELLAVLLRTGSKEETVLTLSDNILHHFDGLRMLKDATLEEMMSIHGVGIAKASQLMAAFELGRRMVRLEYQNRYSIRSPEDCASYMMEEMRFLQQEHFVCLYLNTKNQVIHRQTIFIGSLNTSIVHPREVFKEAFRRAAASIICLHNHPSGDPAPSREDIEVTKRLVECGRIIGIEVLDHIIIGDHKFVSLKEKGHI; from the coding sequence ATGAACGGTATTCGTGATGTTGTGAGAGAAGAACAGCCACGGGAGCGTTTATTGTTAGAAGGAGCAGGAAGTTTATCGAATCGAGAACTTCTTGCAGTTTTACTCAGAACGGGTTCTAAAGAAGAAACGGTGTTAACGTTATCAGATAATATTCTACATCATTTTGACGGCCTACGAATGTTAAAGGATGCAACGTTAGAAGAGATGATGAGCATTCATGGTGTTGGGATTGCAAAGGCGTCGCAGCTTATGGCTGCTTTTGAATTAGGTAGAAGAATGGTACGTTTAGAATATCAAAATAGATATAGTATTCGAAGTCCAGAAGATTGTGCGAGTTATATGATGGAAGAGATGCGTTTTTTGCAACAGGAGCATTTTGTTTGTTTATATTTGAATACGAAAAATCAAGTTATACATAGGCAAACTATTTTTATTGGAAGTTTAAATACGTCGATTGTGCACCCAAGGGAAGTTTTTAAAGAAGCGTTTCGCCGTGCAGCAGCCTCTATTATATGTCTTCATAACCATCCCTCAGGAGATCCGGCGCCGAGCCGTGAAGATATTGAAGTTACAAAACGACTAGTAGAATGTGGTCGAATTATTGGAATTGAAGTGCTTGATCATATCATAATAGGTGACCATAAATTCGTGAGTTTAAAGGAAAAAGGTCATATTTAA
- the ysxE gene encoding spore coat protein YsxE, with amino-acid sequence MDIELRNRYEPIVRQYRLDTQHMEEHGSVMKIYTNQGPYALKKIQDRKLERNNFLHHIQYLKEKGFSNYVPIYHATDGNYVLSDGTYSYYLMPWLERAEGNGEDNDQYHKMFQTLGTLHQKTVKEETYTEEDLEKHYTNISERWENDGEILEEFLVESEAKWYMSPFELQYCTYYHHVMRAREFATKQLSEWHDAMKEKETTRTTFVHGNVSLNHFLFDYERNGYFISLEKSQFATPVQDIVSFYSRSLNTYPIARSDRFEWYQMYQKNFPFTKEEQILMFAYMTYPSHFIRQIQSYTKRRKSRNEENELRGVKSLQQSHWLISNIEYFLSQLQAAQQGNG; translated from the coding sequence ATGGATATTGAATTACGAAATCGCTATGAACCCATTGTGAGGCAATATAGATTGGACACTCAACATATGGAAGAGCACGGAAGTGTGATGAAAATTTATACGAATCAAGGTCCGTATGCGTTAAAGAAAATACAAGATAGAAAATTAGAGCGGAATAATTTTTTGCACCATATTCAATATTTGAAGGAGAAAGGTTTTTCGAATTATGTACCTATCTATCATGCGACGGACGGGAATTATGTTTTAAGTGATGGGACGTATAGCTATTATTTAATGCCTTGGTTAGAACGTGCGGAAGGAAATGGCGAAGATAATGATCAATACCATAAGATGTTTCAAACGCTCGGGACGTTGCATCAAAAAACGGTGAAAGAGGAAACTTATACAGAAGAAGATTTAGAAAAACATTATACAAATATATCCGAACGTTGGGAAAATGATGGTGAGATATTAGAAGAGTTTCTTGTAGAATCTGAAGCGAAGTGGTATATGTCGCCATTTGAATTACAATATTGTACGTATTATCACCATGTTATGAGAGCGCGTGAGTTCGCAACGAAACAATTAAGTGAATGGCATGATGCAATGAAAGAAAAGGAAACGACACGTACTACTTTCGTTCATGGGAATGTATCGCTTAATCACTTTTTATTTGATTATGAACGAAACGGTTATTTTATTAGTTTAGAAAAGTCTCAGTTTGCTACACCGGTACAGGATATCGTCAGCTTTTATTCAAGGTCTTTAAACACATATCCAATTGCGCGGAGTGACCGCTTTGAATGGTATCAAATGTATCAAAAAAATTTTCCATTTACGAAAGAGGAGCAGATTCTTATGTTTGCGTATATGACGTACCCGTCGCATTTTATTCGGCAAATTCAGTCGTATACGAAAAGAAGAAAGAGTCGTAATGAAGAAAATGAGCTCCGCGGGGTGAAAAGCCTGCAGCAATCGCATTGGCTCATTAGCAATATAGAATATTTCCTTTCGCAGTTACAAGCTGCCCAGCAAGGGAACGGATAA
- a CDS encoding Maf family protein: MRKIILASGSPRRKELLELADVPFEIVVSEVEETIGAYLSPSDIVMSLALQKASAVAENHSDHVVLGADTIVTYDSRILGKPSNEAEAKEMLRLLSGKTHEVYTGVAIILKEKTVTFYERTEVTFWELTEEEIDVYVASKEPLDKAGSYGIQGKGSIFVQHIQGDYYSVVGLPIARLVRELKQFDSDVTHA; this comes from the coding sequence ATGAGGAAAATTATTTTAGCTTCAGGATCACCTAGGAGGAAGGAACTGCTTGAATTAGCTGATGTGCCATTTGAAATCGTTGTTAGTGAAGTAGAAGAGACGATTGGTGCATATTTATCACCTTCTGATATTGTTATGTCGCTTGCTTTGCAAAAAGCATCTGCTGTGGCAGAAAATCATAGTGATCACGTTGTATTAGGTGCAGATACAATTGTTACATATGATTCACGTATTCTTGGAAAGCCGTCTAATGAGGCTGAGGCGAAAGAAATGTTACGATTATTATCGGGGAAAACACACGAAGTATACACAGGTGTTGCAATTATATTGAAAGAAAAAACGGTAACTTTTTATGAACGTACAGAAGTAACATTTTGGGAATTAACAGAAGAGGAAATAGACGTATACGTTGCATCGAAGGAACCGCTTGATAAAGCAGGAAGCTATGGAATTCAAGGTAAAGGGTCTATTTTTGTTCAACATATTCAAGGGGACTACTACAGTGTAGTTGGCTTGCCAATTGCGCGTCTTGTCCGTGAACTAAAACAGTTTGATAGCGATGTAACCCATGCGTAA